The following proteins come from a genomic window of Patescibacteria group bacterium:
- a CDS encoding YraN family protein codes for MPFEKSQIGARGENLAEKYLKKRGYQIIERNWQYKGRGEIDIIARDKDTLVFVEVRVRGPNSYQTPQESVTSEKLHVLKRTAQIYQKVQSKEKEPLRIDLVAVTYPNSITSPNIKLFKNITQGR; via the coding sequence ATGCCTTTTGAAAAGTCTCAGATAGGGGCAAGGGGTGAAAACCTTGCTGAAAAATACCTAAAAAAACGCGGGTACCAAATTATAGAACGGAATTGGCAATACAAAGGAAGAGGAGAAATAGATATAATTGCGCGAGATAAAGATACCTTGGTTTTTGTAGAGGTTCGCGTACGGGGACCTAACAGTTACCAAACTCCTCAAGAATCTGTTACTAGCGAAAAGCTCCATGTTTTAAAAAGAACTGCCCAAATTTACCAGAAAGTTCAAAGTAAAGAAAAAGAACCGCTACGAATTGATCTTGTTGCCGTAACTTACCCTAATTCTATAACTAGCCCTAACATTAAGCTGTTTAAAAACATTACACAAGGAAGATAA
- the rplS gene encoding 50S ribosomal protein L19: MENEEKKDKKSVSENKPEKKEIPSFGPGDLVKVSWEITEDDKTRVQDFTGVVIAIKGKEDYKTFTVRKISTGNIGVERIFPLFSPKLKDLEVLKKGKARRSKLYYLRGRVGKRALKVKEQK, from the coding sequence ATGGAAAACGAAGAGAAGAAAGATAAAAAATCTGTGTCTGAGAACAAGCCCGAAAAAAAAGAGATTCCTTCCTTTGGTCCCGGGGATCTGGTCAAAGTAAGTTGGGAAATTACTGAAGATGACAAAACTCGGGTTCAAGACTTTACGGGAGTAGTTATCGCTATAAAGGGCAAAGAGGATTACAAAACCTTTACGGTGCGCAAGATTAGTACTGGCAATATTGGTGTGGAGAGGATTTTCCCCTTGTTTTCACCTAAATTAAAGGATTTAGAGGTATTAAAGAAAGGTAAAGCACGTCGTTCAAAGCTTTACTATCTTCGTGGACGTGTGGGCAAGAGAGCACTAAAAGTTAAAGAACAAAAGTAG
- a CDS encoding ATP-dependent Clp protease ATP-binding subunit → MVDGRPVFVNVCEQCFAKLQSGAQETSALDKFGRDLTKEAEEGRLDPVIGRDKEIERVIHILSRRTKNNPVLIGDPGVGKTAIVEGLAQRIANGKVPETLEGKRIVALDISLMLAGASVRGQFEQRLKQAIEEVQKAEGQIILFIDELHTIVGAGAARGAIDAANILKPPLARGELRAIGATTLDEYREHIEKDGALERRFQPVFVRESTTEETIKILRGLKDHYSEHHQVEITPEALAACAKLSDRYISDRFLPDKAVDLLDEACAKVRLEAIEEPENLKQVESEIQEIREQLVDAKGEEKEKLEKKLNELKGVREELVEIWRQTKMEEHPTVDEEDVAEIVSNMTGIPLEDLSEEEQEKLANLEERIHERVVDQEDAVKSVSEAIRRSRAGLKNPSRPIGTFLFLGPTGVGKTELTKALADVLYGNEDLMVRLDMSEYQERHNVSRMVGAPPGYVGYEEGGQLTEVVRRKPFSVILLDEVEKAHSSVFNILLQIFEDGRLTSGQGKTVDFKNTIIIMTSNVGSELFYQDMKEGISFVEDAEDGMERKEIEEEISNRLRQTFRPEFLNRIDETIIFNPLSKEDLRKIVELEVSKVEERLREQEVELEITDTAKDYLAEKGFDPEFGARPLRRLIQKEIENPISEKIIRKEVEEGDTVKVGKRGNSLHIT, encoded by the coding sequence ATGGTTGACGGACGACCGGTGTTTGTCAATGTTTGTGAGCAATGTTTTGCAAAGCTCCAATCTGGAGCTCAGGAGACCTCTGCTTTAGACAAGTTTGGCCGCGACCTTACTAAAGAAGCTGAGGAAGGAAGGCTAGATCCTGTAATTGGTCGTGATAAAGAAATTGAACGAGTAATTCATATTTTGTCCCGACGGACAAAGAACAATCCTGTTCTTATTGGTGATCCTGGGGTGGGGAAAACTGCTATTGTTGAAGGATTGGCTCAACGAATTGCTAACGGAAAGGTGCCGGAAACACTAGAAGGTAAAAGAATAGTTGCCCTAGATATATCCCTGATGTTGGCTGGTGCTAGTGTGCGGGGACAGTTTGAGCAGCGGCTTAAGCAAGCTATTGAAGAGGTACAAAAAGCTGAGGGGCAAATAATACTGTTTATTGATGAGTTGCATACAATTGTGGGAGCAGGTGCTGCCCGAGGTGCAATTGATGCTGCCAATATATTAAAGCCTCCTTTGGCTCGGGGAGAATTGCGTGCTATTGGTGCTACCACCTTGGATGAATACAGAGAGCATATTGAAAAAGACGGTGCACTAGAAAGAAGGTTCCAACCTGTTTTCGTTCGTGAATCTACTACTGAAGAAACTATAAAAATACTAAGAGGATTGAAAGATCATTACTCAGAGCATCACCAAGTTGAGATTACACCTGAGGCATTAGCTGCTTGTGCAAAATTATCGGATCGCTATATTTCGGACCGTTTCTTACCAGACAAAGCTGTTGATCTTTTGGATGAAGCATGTGCGAAGGTTCGATTGGAAGCAATTGAAGAACCAGAAAATCTTAAGCAGGTTGAAAGTGAGATTCAGGAAATAAGGGAACAGTTAGTTGATGCCAAAGGTGAGGAAAAGGAAAAACTGGAGAAAAAATTAAATGAGTTGAAAGGTGTGCGCGAAGAATTGGTGGAAATTTGGCGGCAAACCAAAATGGAAGAACACCCAACAGTAGATGAGGAAGATGTAGCGGAAATTGTTTCTAATATGACAGGAATTCCTCTTGAAGATCTTTCAGAAGAGGAGCAAGAGAAGTTGGCTAATTTGGAAGAAAGAATCCACGAACGGGTTGTAGATCAAGAAGATGCGGTAAAGTCGGTTAGCGAGGCAATCAGGCGCTCTAGAGCAGGTCTAAAGAACCCGAGCCGACCTATTGGAACCTTTCTTTTCCTAGGACCAACCGGGGTTGGAAAAACAGAGCTGACCAAAGCATTAGCAGATGTTCTTTACGGCAATGAGGATCTAATGGTTCGGTTAGACATGAGCGAGTATCAAGAAAGGCACAATGTTTCTCGGATGGTAGGAGCACCGCCCGGTTATGTAGGGTATGAGGAAGGTGGTCAATTGACAGAAGTTGTTCGCCGTAAGCCTTTTTCAGTTATTCTCTTGGACGAGGTAGAAAAAGCACACTCAAGTGTGTTTAATATTCTGCTCCAAATATTTGAGGATGGGCGTTTGACCAGCGGGCAAGGGAAGACTGTTGATTTTAAGAATACGATTATTATTATGACTTCTAACGTGGGTAGTGAATTGTTTTACCAAGATATGAAAGAGGGTATTTCTTTTGTGGAGGATGCTGAAGATGGGATGGAAAGGAAGGAAATTGAGGAAGAAATTAGCAACCGGCTTCGTCAGACATTTCGACCCGAGTTTTTGAACCGAATTGATGAAACTATTATTTTTAATCCTCTTAGTAAGGAAGATTTACGAAAAATTGTTGAGCTGGAAGTAAGTAAAGTTGAGGAGCGCTTACGAGAACAAGAAGTAGAGCTAGAAATTACTGACACAGCTAAAGATTATCTTGCCGAAAAAGGGTTTGATCCTGAATTTGGTGCGCGCCCCTTACGGCGCCTTATTCAAAAGGAAATAGAGAATCCTATTTCGGAGAAAATTATTCGCAAAGAAGTTGAGGAAGGGGATACAGTTAAAGTAGGCAAAAGAGGCAATTCCCTCCATATCACCTAA
- a CDS encoding four helix bundle protein → MKETLKDKLIRLSEDLAVDVYKLVATYPKFERYGLVSQLQRGVVSVGANIVEGVARKSEKEMRRFLNIAYASLSEVKFMLRFSKRVNYCSEENFNSVYEKADRISALLWSFMRNLDE, encoded by the coding sequence ATGAAGGAAACTTTAAAGGACAAGTTAATAAGGCTTTCAGAAGATTTAGCTGTTGATGTCTATAAATTAGTTGCTACATACCCAAAATTTGAGAGATATGGTTTAGTAAGCCAGCTCCAACGAGGTGTCGTTTCAGTAGGTGCAAATATTGTCGAAGGTGTTGCACGAAAAAGTGAAAAAGAGATGAGGCGTTTTTTAAATATTGCGTATGCCTCCTTGTCCGAAGTTAAATTTATGTTGCGATTTTCAAAAAGGGTTAACTACTGCAGCGAAGAAAATTTTAACAGTGTTTATGAAAAGGCTGATCGAATAAGTGCGCTTTTGTGGTCATTTATGCGAAATCTTGACGAATAA
- a CDS encoding DNA polymerase → MPNYKNPKYEQIESEERLREVANKLAKQDTVAVDTEADKLDPYFANLIFIQIGTPEKAYIFNAFELDDFSPLKKVLERKKPLKILQNAKFDYKLLKVQAGLELENIYDTFLAERLITCGLQRGQSNLGALAKKYLDLELDKEYDHYNWDRTVRTGNLKKKHFEYAALDVLTLFPIFRKQFQQLKKQDLMEVAKLEFACVAPVAEMEVKGTPIDQKRWKKNIREIKEKRDEIHDKIQAELRPLYKTTQRDLFGNHVDVVNLNSPSQLIEAFAKVGIDIPSTGEQVLKKIDHALARMLLEYRGYEKLITAFGENLLDHVNPKTGRLHPDYMQIGADTGRFACSNPNLQQIPTDSEFRSCFRVGEGRKLVTADYSQAELRILAELSKDPALVSAYKEGKDLHTYTASLMFGIPEDKVCHDIERFQAKSINFGLMYGRGVRSLATQLEVSVEEGEELLQKYFKQYKKVEKWLEKVAKQAIEKGYSETVIGRKRYHKKPDPDDPNYERAISAIKRKGKNTPIQGTSADMIKYAIVFVYRRLQEEGLNAFLVHTVHDEVVVETTEEDAERVKAVVKEEMERAGELMIKEVPMKADAMVSDIWEH, encoded by the coding sequence ATGCCCAATTACAAAAACCCCAAATATGAACAAATAGAAAGCGAAGAGCGGTTGAGAGAGGTTGCCAACAAGCTTGCAAAACAAGATACGGTTGCAGTTGATACAGAAGCAGATAAACTGGATCCATATTTTGCCAACCTCATTTTTATTCAAATTGGAACTCCGGAAAAAGCATATATATTTAACGCATTTGAATTAGATGATTTTTCGCCTTTAAAAAAGGTTTTGGAAAGAAAAAAACCATTAAAAATCCTCCAGAATGCAAAGTTTGATTATAAATTACTAAAAGTTCAGGCTGGCTTGGAGTTGGAAAATATATATGACACTTTTCTTGCAGAAAGACTTATAACTTGTGGATTACAGCGCGGGCAAAGTAATTTAGGTGCTTTGGCAAAAAAATATTTAGACCTAGAATTAGACAAAGAATATGATCACTATAACTGGGACAGAACAGTAAGGACAGGGAATTTGAAGAAAAAGCATTTTGAGTACGCAGCTTTAGATGTTCTTACCCTTTTTCCTATTTTTAGGAAACAGTTTCAACAGCTTAAAAAGCAAGATTTAATGGAGGTAGCTAAACTAGAGTTTGCTTGCGTGGCTCCGGTTGCAGAAATGGAAGTAAAAGGAACACCAATTGATCAGAAGAGATGGAAAAAGAATATTCGAGAAATAAAAGAGAAGCGAGATGAAATTCACGATAAAATTCAAGCTGAGCTCCGTCCGCTTTACAAAACAACTCAGAGAGATTTGTTTGGGAATCATGTGGATGTGGTTAATTTGAACAGCCCTTCCCAGCTCATAGAAGCTTTCGCAAAAGTAGGAATTGATATTCCATCTACTGGCGAGCAAGTGCTAAAGAAAATCGATCATGCCTTAGCTCGAATGCTTTTGGAGTATAGAGGATATGAGAAGTTGATAACTGCTTTTGGAGAAAATTTATTAGATCATGTAAACCCAAAGACAGGTAGATTGCACCCAGATTACATGCAAATAGGAGCAGATACAGGAAGGTTTGCATGTTCTAATCCTAATCTTCAGCAAATCCCAACCGATTCAGAGTTTCGTAGTTGCTTTCGGGTTGGTGAGGGTAGAAAGTTAGTTACTGCTGACTACTCGCAGGCAGAGCTTCGTATTTTAGCAGAACTTAGCAAAGACCCTGCTCTAGTTTCTGCTTATAAGGAGGGTAAGGATCTCCACACTTACACTGCTAGTTTAATGTTTGGCATTCCCGAGGATAAGGTTTGCCACGATATAGAGAGATTTCAGGCAAAGTCTATTAATTTTGGTCTCATGTATGGGCGTGGTGTTCGTTCACTAGCTACTCAGTTGGAAGTTTCAGTCGAAGAGGGTGAGGAACTTTTGCAGAAGTATTTTAAGCAATACAAGAAAGTTGAAAAGTGGTTGGAAAAAGTAGCAAAGCAAGCTATTGAAAAAGGTTATTCAGAAACTGTAATTGGAAGGAAGAGATATCACAAGAAACCGGATCCCGACGATCCTAACTATGAACGAGCTATTTCAGCAATTAAGCGCAAGGGAAAGAACACCCCAATTCAAGGAACGAGTGCAGATATGATAAAATATGCAATAGTGTTTGTGTACCGAAGGTTGCAAGAAGAAGGTTTGAACGCCTTTTTGGTACATACAGTGCACGACGAAGTTGTAGTAGAAACTACTGAAGAAGATGCAGAAAGGGTAAAAGCAGTGGTGAAGGAAGAAATGGAAAGAGCAGGGGAATTAATGATAAAAGAAGTTCCCATGAAGGCAGACGCAATGGTTTCGGATATATGGGAGCATTAA
- a CDS encoding Asp-tRNA(Asn)/Glu-tRNA(Gln) amidotransferase subunit GatB, with protein sequence MSELKPIIGLEIHLQLNTKSKVFCDCSADIWEAKPNTHTCPVCLGLPGALPVLNRSALLSAVKMAQALNCTINKRTYFERKNYFYPDLPKGYQISQKRAPLGERGWVEIPSGKRIHIWEIHLEEDTAKSIHEEGTTLLDFNKSGLPLLEIVSAPEIDSVETLNQFAKEIREIAIALGISNCDMEKGEMRFEANVSIRDPQELKELGKEKNQVPGSVLEPGSGELPSFAGKQIISEDRERTAERGVLISPYRVEIKNLNSFKYLRDAVAYEIERQTKLIENSKEPEQETRGWDSTRGKTFVQRTKEEAHDYRYFPEPDLPPIGKDVVIQTEAIKLEVDLKKLPAAKRKRYREMGLKPSQAELLARDEKREEYFLELKEYIDVKDAAKLVINEPEVMEEDPEKVARNLEKKEEETISSKEKLEKIAKEVIEGNPQPVQDYQEENKNALQFLIGKVMQKTQGKADPKAAARILDKLLGS encoded by the coding sequence ATGAGTGAGCTTAAACCTATTATTGGACTCGAAATCCATCTACAACTTAACACCAAATCCAAAGTTTTTTGTGATTGTAGTGCTGATATCTGGGAAGCTAAACCAAATACACATACATGTCCTGTGTGTCTTGGTCTTCCCGGAGCATTACCTGTTTTAAATAGGAGTGCACTTTTATCGGCAGTAAAAATGGCACAGGCTCTAAACTGCACCATAAATAAGAGGACTTACTTTGAAAGGAAAAATTATTTTTACCCCGACCTGCCCAAGGGGTACCAGATTTCACAAAAGCGCGCGCCTTTGGGAGAAAGGGGGTGGGTAGAAATACCATCAGGTAAGAGAATTCATATTTGGGAGATTCATTTGGAGGAGGATACAGCTAAATCTATACATGAAGAGGGTACGACTCTTTTGGATTTTAATAAATCTGGGTTACCGCTTTTAGAAATAGTTTCAGCACCAGAGATAGATTCTGTGGAGACTCTTAATCAATTTGCTAAAGAAATTCGGGAGATTGCCATAGCTTTGGGAATTTCAAATTGTGACATGGAAAAAGGGGAGATGCGCTTTGAAGCAAATGTGTCGATCCGTGATCCGCAGGAATTAAAAGAGCTCGGCAAGGAAAAGAACCAGGTTCCGGGATCGGTCTTAGAACCTGGTTCTGGGGAATTGCCGAGCTTCGCGGGGAAGCAGATTATTTCCGAAGACAGAGAGCGGACGGCGGAACGCGGTGTGCTGATTTCTCCCTACCGAGTGGAAATTAAAAATTTAAATTCTTTCAAATATTTACGCGATGCTGTAGCTTACGAAATTGAAAGGCAAACCAAACTTATTGAAAATAGCAAAGAACCAGAACAAGAAACACGTGGTTGGGATTCAACAAGAGGAAAAACATTTGTGCAAAGAACTAAGGAGGAAGCACACGATTACCGGTATTTTCCAGAGCCTGACCTGCCGCCAATCGGAAAGGATGTTGTTATTCAAACAGAAGCAATAAAGCTGGAAGTAGACTTAAAAAAGCTTCCGGCAGCAAAAAGGAAGAGATACAGAGAAATGGGACTCAAACCCTCCCAAGCAGAATTATTGGCAAGAGATGAAAAACGGGAAGAGTATTTTCTTGAATTAAAAGAGTACATAGACGTGAAGGATGCAGCAAAATTGGTAATAAACGAACCAGAGGTTATGGAAGAAGATCCTGAGAAAGTTGCAAGAAATTTGGAGAAAAAGGAAGAAGAGACTATCTCTAGCAAAGAAAAACTGGAAAAGATAGCAAAAGAGGTCATTGAGGGAAACCCCCAGCCTGTGCAGGATTATCAAGAGGAAAATAAGAACGCACTTCAATTTTTGATTGGTAAAGTTATGCAGAAAACGCAAGGGAAAGCTGATCCAAAAGCTGCTGCTAGGATTTTAGATAAATTGTTAGGCTCTTAG
- the gatA gene encoding Asp-tRNA(Asn)/Glu-tRNA(Gln) amidotransferase subunit GatA: MDLKELTIPQAQEGLRKKDFSARELTESCLKRIEDLDSEINAFITVTAENALNQADKVDKEIAAGKDLPSLAGIPIALKDNICVKKGKTTAGSNILKNFISPYNATVVSKLQKNSAVILGKTNLDEFAMGSSTEHSAFGPTKNPRDMQRVPGGSSGGSAAAVASGMCLAALGSDTGGSIRQPASFCGVVGYKPTYGGVSRYGLIALTSSLDQIGPLAKTVEDARIVFEAIAGKDACDATTIEVTNENYEQKNLDRVVIGVPQEYFGKGIDEQVAAVVRKAISMLEKSGLTVEQISLPHTEYALATYYLINPAEASSNLARYDGVRYGIREQGKTMLEEYRKTRSAGFGDEVKRRIMLGTYALSAGYYDAYYLKAAKVRALIKQDFDQAFEQVDFIACPTTPTVAFKLGEKQDPLAMYAADTFTIPTNLAGICGISLPCGEANGLPTGLQLLGPTGSDFGLLAVTNKIESLLP, from the coding sequence ATGGATTTAAAAGAACTAACAATTCCTCAAGCTCAAGAAGGATTAAGAAAGAAAGACTTTTCTGCTCGAGAGTTAACAGAATCTTGCTTAAAAAGAATTGAAGATTTAGATTCAGAGATAAACGCATTTATAACTGTGACAGCAGAAAATGCCTTAAACCAAGCTGACAAGGTGGATAAGGAAATTGCTGCTGGAAAAGATCTTCCATCTCTTGCTGGTATTCCGATTGCTCTAAAAGATAATATTTGCGTTAAGAAGGGCAAAACCACAGCAGGCTCCAATATACTGAAAAATTTTATTTCTCCTTACAATGCCACTGTTGTTAGCAAATTGCAAAAGAATAGTGCTGTGATTTTAGGAAAAACTAATTTAGATGAATTTGCAATGGGCAGCTCCACTGAGCATTCTGCTTTTGGACCAACAAAAAATCCAAGGGATATGCAGCGTGTTCCTGGTGGTTCTTCTGGAGGATCAGCTGCGGCAGTTGCTTCTGGAATGTGTTTAGCTGCTCTGGGATCTGATACAGGTGGTTCTATTCGCCAACCCGCTTCTTTTTGTGGGGTTGTGGGCTATAAACCTACTTATGGTGGGGTTTCCCGCTATGGATTAATTGCACTTACTTCTAGTTTGGATCAAATTGGTCCCTTGGCTAAAACAGTAGAAGATGCGCGGATAGTATTTGAAGCTATTGCTGGGAAGGATGCATGTGATGCTACTACTATTGAGGTAACTAATGAGAATTATGAGCAGAAGAATCTTGATAGGGTTGTGATTGGGGTTCCGCAGGAGTATTTTGGGAAAGGTATAGATGAACAGGTAGCAGCTGTTGTTCGGAAGGCTATAAGTATGTTGGAAAAAAGTGGATTGACTGTTGAACAAATAAGCTTACCTCACACAGAATACGCTCTTGCCACTTATTATCTAATTAACCCTGCAGAAGCATCTTCCAACCTGGCACGTTATGATGGGGTTCGTTATGGTATACGTGAACAAGGAAAAACAATGCTTGAAGAATATAGAAAGACTCGTAGTGCTGGTTTTGGAGATGAGGTTAAGAGGAGAATAATGCTTGGGACCTACGCACTCTCTGCTGGTTACTACGATGCCTATTATCTTAAAGCAGCTAAAGTCAGAGCTCTAATAAAGCAGGATTTTGACCAGGCTTTTGAACAAGTAGATTTTATTGCTTGCCCAACCACACCAACGGTCGCTTTTAAACTAGGTGAAAAACAGGATCCCTTGGCTATGTATGCTGCAGATACTTTTACAATTCCAACTAACTTAGCTGGGATCTGTGGAATTAGTTTGCCGTGTGGAGAAGCTAACGGATTACCAACAGGGCTACAGCTGCTGGGACCAACGGGATCCGATTTTGGCTTGTTAGCTGTTACTAACAAGATTGAATCGCTTTTGCCATAA
- the gatC gene encoding Asp-tRNA(Asn)/Glu-tRNA(Gln) amidotransferase subunit GatC gives MPISKQKVKHIAELSKLQLSKEEVEKFKEELSAILDYIGKLDSVDTGDIEPLSHPSGITSTGREDVVDQDRELAQEDVLKNAPKKDDDYIEVKPVL, from the coding sequence ATGCCTATTTCCAAACAAAAGGTGAAACATATTGCTGAGTTATCTAAATTACAGTTGAGTAAGGAGGAAGTTGAGAAGTTTAAGGAGGAGCTTTCAGCAATTTTGGATTATATTGGTAAATTGGATAGTGTTGATACTGGTGATATTGAACCACTAAGTCATCCCAGCGGTATTACAAGTACAGGTCGTGAAGATGTTGTTGATCAAGACCGGGAGCTTGCTCAAGAAGATGTTTTAAAAAATGCTCCCAAGAAAGATGACGATTACATTGAAGTTAAACCCGTTTTGTAG
- a CDS encoding glycosyltransferase family 2 protein, with product MELSIIVINYETPKLLGDLLNSLENVRNQEELDFEVILVNVTPDDGSKEMVEENYSRVNQIIDTRNLGFSGNNNIGLKEASGRYVLFLNSDTTVPEGTLPEMLNFMETNQDVGAATCYVELLTGGMDPDCHRGFPTPWASLTYFLGLEKLFPQSKLFGQYHQFYKDLTKTHEIDACAGAFLLMPRAVGEEIDLRKIAAGETSGVRSAETPEVGECGDPAAFGTSNFEFGASSRGARPVWWNEDFFFYGEDLDLCWRIKEAGYKVVFYPHVKIIHYKGASSGLREESKNVTTASEETRKRLLPETTRAMRLFYKKHYKDKYPWVVSKLVYLGVGILEKIRTKR from the coding sequence ATGGAACTTTCAATAATTGTTATTAATTATGAGACTCCGAAACTCCTCGGTGATCTTCTTAATTCCCTTGAAAATGTGCGCAATCAAGAAGAGCTAGATTTTGAAGTTATTTTGGTTAATGTAACGCCGGATGACGGGTCAAAAGAAATGGTGGAAGAAAATTATTCCCGGGTCAATCAAATTATTGATACCCGTAACCTTGGATTTTCCGGTAATAATAATATCGGTTTAAAAGAAGCATCCGGTCGTTATGTTCTTTTTCTCAACTCTGACACTACAGTTCCGGAAGGAACACTCCCCGAAATGCTTAATTTTATGGAGACAAATCAAGATGTAGGTGCTGCAACTTGTTATGTTGAGCTTTTAACAGGGGGTATGGATCCTGATTGCCACCGCGGATTTCCTACTCCTTGGGCTTCATTAACTTATTTTTTGGGATTGGAGAAACTTTTTCCGCAATCAAAGTTGTTTGGTCAATATCATCAGTTTTACAAAGATCTAACTAAAACTCATGAAATAGATGCCTGTGCTGGAGCCTTCCTCCTCATGCCCCGCGCAGTAGGCGAGGAGATTGATTTGAGAAAAATCGCCGCAGGAGAAACCTCTGGGGTTAGATCCGCAGAAACCCCAGAGGTTGGGGAATGCGGCGACCCCGCTGCGTTTGGAACTTCGAATTTTGAATTTGGTGCTTCTAGTCGTGGGGCACGACCAGTCTGGTGGAATGAGGATTTTTTCTTTTACGGAGAAGATCTGGATCTTTGTTGGAGAATAAAAGAGGCTGGTTATAAGGTTGTATTTTATCCTCATGTGAAAATTATCCATTACAAAGGGGCTTCTAGCGGTCTTCGTGAGGAGTCAAAAAATGTAACAACAGCTTCTGAAGAAACTAGAAAGCGCTTGCTGCCAGAAACTACTCGAGCAATGCGGCTTTTTTACAAAAAACACTATAAGGATAAATACCCATGGGTAGTTTCCAAGCTTGTTTACTTAGGTGTGGGTATTCTTGAAAAAATTCGAACAAAAAGGTAG
- a CDS encoding M48 family metalloprotease: MSIYTEIVQNKRRTWLLMAIFIAVVTVIGWFWGQQSGSGYFGLFGALGFSIASAAFSYFASDKIALATSGAKKIEKNQAPRYFRITENLCIGAGLPMPDLYVINSPALNAFATGRDPKHAAVAVTSGLLRRLSDQELEGVIAHELSHIKNYDIRLMTIVVVLVGAVSILSSWFRRTLFWGSKRRRDKQGSHSLLTLIGLILLVVAPIVGTLIKLAISRRREFLADASSAYLTRYPEGLASALEEISKDSNRLGTASEATAHLFIANPFRGTSLAKLFSTHPPVEERIKKLRNL, encoded by the coding sequence ATGTCTATTTACACGGAGATTGTACAAAATAAGCGCCGAACATGGCTCTTAATGGCAATTTTTATTGCTGTAGTTACTGTTATTGGTTGGTTTTGGGGACAACAAAGCGGATCAGGCTATTTTGGGTTGTTTGGTGCTTTGGGTTTTTCTATCGCGTCAGCAGCATTCTCATATTTTGCTTCAGACAAGATTGCTTTAGCTACCTCTGGCGCTAAAAAAATAGAAAAAAATCAGGCACCGCGCTATTTTCGCATTACAGAAAATTTGTGCATTGGTGCGGGGTTGCCAATGCCAGATTTGTATGTGATTAATAGCCCAGCCTTAAATGCATTTGCTACTGGACGTGATCCTAAACATGCTGCTGTTGCTGTAACTTCAGGTCTTTTGCGGCGGCTGAGTGATCAGGAACTAGAGGGGGTAATTGCACACGAGCTTTCCCATATCAAAAATTATGATATTAGGCTAATGACTATTGTAGTGGTTTTAGTTGGCGCTGTAAGCATTCTCTCTAGTTGGTTTCGCCGCACCTTATTTTGGGGTTCTAAGAGAAGACGAGATAAGCAGGGTAGCCACAGTCTTTTAACTTTGATTGGTTTAATTTTGCTTGTTGTTGCTCCTATTGTGGGCACACTTATAAAATTAGCAATTTCTAGGAGGCGAGAATTTTTAGCAGATGCTTCTAGTGCTTATTTAACAAGATATCCAGAAGGACTTGCTAGCGCGTTAGAAGAAATTTCAAAAGATTCAAACCGTTTAGGTACTGCTTCTGAAGCAACTGCACATCTTTTTATTGCTAACCCTTTTCGTGGTACAAGCCTTGCAAAATTGTTTTCAACTCACCCTCCAGTAGAGGAACGGATAAAAAAATTAAGAAATTTGTAG
- a CDS encoding LemA family protein, producing the protein MTAVLILLALVGLIGVFVWGLYNSLVTAKQRVDESWSQIEVQLKRRADLIPNLIETVKGYAKHEQEIFDKLAEARRGLQEAGNASEAEQADRQLRSVLDRLFAIAEDNPELRASENFQKLQEELSDTEDKIAYARQFYNTNVMEYNIKIQTFPNVLLAPALGFTKGDFFETEEEERKTPEVDFSSKE; encoded by the coding sequence ATGACAGCAGTGCTAATTTTGCTAGCTTTGGTTGGGTTGATAGGGGTCTTTGTTTGGGGTCTTTATAATTCTCTAGTTACTGCCAAACAAAGGGTAGATGAATCTTGGTCGCAAATTGAAGTGCAGCTAAAACGTAGAGCAGATTTAATTCCCAATTTAATTGAAACTGTTAAAGGTTATGCTAAGCACGAGCAGGAAATTTTTGACAAGTTAGCAGAAGCGAGGAGGGGGTTGCAAGAAGCAGGAAATGCTTCAGAAGCAGAACAGGCAGATCGACAACTGCGTTCGGTACTGGATCGCCTTTTTGCAATTGCTGAGGATAATCCTGAACTCAGAGCATCAGAAAACTTTCAAAAGCTACAGGAGGAACTGTCAGATACTGAGGATAAAATTGCCTATGCTCGGCAGTTCTACAATACCAATGTAATGGAATACAATATTAAGATTCAGACTTTTCCTAATGTGCTCTTAGCTCCTGCTTTGGGCTTTACAAAGGGAGACTTTTTTGAGACAGAAGAAGAGGAACGAAAGACTCCGGAAGTTGATTTTAGTTCTAAGGAATAA